A genomic window from Micrococcales bacterium includes:
- a CDS encoding acetate uptake transporter: protein MSTATEKAIKANPGPLGLLGFGMTTVLLNIHNAGFTANTPTIIAMGIALGGLAQIIAGILEFQGGNTFAGTAFTAYGLFWWSLVLIWKDPLVLAAGDGANTSFSWYLMLWGFFTTAMFIGTLTHNRATQVVFFTLAVLFFGLAADHFTNTTEAAFGHAVGYWGILCGASAIYNAFAQIINGEHGRQILPLG from the coding sequence ATGTCAACTGCGACGGAGAAGGCAATCAAGGCGAATCCTGGCCCGCTGGGGCTACTTGGTTTCGGCATGACCACCGTATTGTTGAACATCCACAACGCTGGCTTTACGGCCAACACTCCAACGATCATTGCCATGGGGATCGCGCTTGGCGGTCTGGCTCAGATCATTGCCGGAATTCTTGAATTCCAGGGCGGCAACACTTTTGCCGGCACTGCTTTTACGGCCTACGGCCTGTTCTGGTGGTCACTGGTCCTGATTTGGAAGGACCCGCTGGTCCTGGCTGCGGGAGACGGCGCCAACACCTCGTTTAGCTGGTACCTCATGCTTTGGGGCTTCTTCACCACCGCCATGTTCATTGGCACGCTGACCCACAACCGCGCCACCCAGGTGGTCTTCTTCACCTTGGCTGTGCTGTTCTTTGGTCTGGCTGCCGACCACTTCACCAACACAACTGAGGCCGCTTTTGGCCACGCAGTCGGTTATTGGGGCATTTTGTGCGGCGCCAGCGCTATCTACAACGCATTCGCCCAAATCATCAACGGGGAGCACGGCCGCCAAATCCTGCCGCTGGGCTGA
- a CDS encoding DUF4143 domain-containing protein, producing the protein METEGKYRPRLVDAELAQIMTGLGAVVVEGPRACGKTWTATNLASSRLDVDVDPTVQVAMETDPALLLRGPVPRLLDEWQLRPELWDLVRREVDARQLPGQFILTGSATPTETARTHSGAGRFGWVRMRPMSLWESGDSTGQVQLQDLIEQNAIGADLDQRSVGEMAHLIVRGGWPETVGKPATAARAFASSHLRALSEVDLSRFTARQRDPVRVRRLLRSLARAESSSTSVRAIATDVGQSADQTISRSTVIDHLHALDQLMVSDDLPAWSAALRSRATLRTVPVRHLADPSLAAAALGAGVERLTGDLNTLGLLFESLVIRDLRVYAQALGGEVYHYRDSNGHEIDAIIELADGSWGACEIKLGTRATERAAASLAAAVDQIDTKVTGPPAFMAVVTGSGFAARRADGVYVVPIGTLRP; encoded by the coding sequence GTGGAAACTGAAGGCAAGTACCGGCCGCGCCTGGTCGACGCCGAGCTAGCTCAGATTATGACTGGTCTTGGCGCTGTGGTCGTGGAAGGGCCGCGGGCCTGCGGTAAGACCTGGACGGCCACCAACCTGGCTTCAAGCCGACTCGACGTTGACGTTGATCCAACTGTCCAAGTAGCCATGGAAACGGATCCCGCCTTGCTGCTGCGCGGGCCGGTGCCGCGACTGCTGGATGAATGGCAGCTGCGGCCCGAACTGTGGGATCTGGTACGCCGCGAGGTCGACGCTCGCCAACTCCCTGGACAGTTCATCTTGACAGGCTCGGCGACTCCTACCGAGACGGCTAGAACCCACTCCGGGGCCGGCCGTTTTGGCTGGGTCCGGATGCGACCAATGTCGTTGTGGGAATCCGGCGACTCAACCGGCCAGGTCCAGTTGCAGGACCTGATCGAGCAAAACGCCATTGGAGCTGACCTGGACCAACGGTCGGTGGGCGAGATGGCCCACCTAATTGTCCGTGGTGGTTGGCCTGAGACAGTTGGCAAGCCTGCGACAGCCGCGCGAGCCTTCGCGAGCAGCCATCTGCGGGCTCTGTCCGAGGTCGATTTGTCCAGGTTCACCGCGCGGCAGCGTGACCCGGTTCGTGTGCGGCGGCTGTTGCGTTCATTGGCCAGGGCGGAGTCGTCCTCAACCTCCGTACGGGCCATTGCGACGGACGTTGGCCAGAGCGCGGATCAGACGATTTCGCGCAGCACAGTGATCGACCATTTGCACGCCTTGGACCAGCTTATGGTGTCGGATGATCTGCCCGCTTGGTCAGCGGCATTGCGCTCCCGAGCCACCCTGAGAACCGTGCCAGTGCGCCATCTGGCGGACCCATCGCTGGCGGCAGCCGCCCTCGGGGCTGGCGTAGAAAGGCTAACCGGCGACCTGAACACCCTGGGGCTGCTCTTCGAATCGCTGGTAATCCGCGACCTTCGGGTCTACGCGCAGGCGCTTGGCGGCGAGGTGTACCACTATCGCGACTCAAATGGCCACGAAATCGACGCGATCATTGAGCTTGCCGATGGGTCTTGGGGCGCCTGTGAAATCAAGCTGGGCACGCGAGCAACCGAGCGGGCGGCAGCCTCGCTCGCGGCCGCCGTCGACCAAATCGACACCAAGGTCACAGGTCCACCCGCCTTCATGGCGGTGGTTACGGGCAGCGGGTTCGCAGCGCGCCGCGCCGATGGCGTCTACGTGGTTCCAATTGGAACCTTGCGCCCGTGA
- a CDS encoding type II toxin-antitoxin system HipA family toxin — translation MSYRPVDIVEVRAWGQPIGALALGPSRHYVFEFTPEAARHRLDLSPLLMRPQPNNRIFTFPSLSLDTWLGLPPMLTDSLPDDFGNALIDAWMAREGVGRDQITALDRLAYLGSRGMGALEFVPDTGPRQTRPTAIDLSELVVAARAAVHGSLIDDSQASAALQQIINVGTSAGGQRAKAIFNLDPVTREIRSGHLPPAAGFEPWLLKFDGIGRDQQLGSTEVYGRIEYAYSIMAGAAGITVPKTDLLEESGRAHFMSRRFDRDADGGKVHMQTLCAMAAVDFRLRGANDYAQYFACVDELGLSDDAKTEAFRRAVLNVAAMNCDDHSKNFAFLLPQGGQWQLAPAYDVTFAYNPRGVWTNQHLMGVDGRFAEISRADLLALADRFAIPRAASSINAVLDAVDSWPVFASAAGLTPKQTDVIGQQFPLAALRPARPRRSRPVRHEAPDHL, via the coding sequence GTGAGCTACAGGCCAGTTGACATTGTCGAGGTCCGAGCCTGGGGCCAGCCCATCGGCGCCCTGGCTTTGGGCCCTTCGCGTCACTATGTCTTTGAATTCACGCCCGAGGCGGCCCGGCACAGGCTGGACCTCTCACCCCTGCTAATGCGCCCGCAGCCAAACAACAGGATCTTCACCTTTCCTTCGCTGTCGCTGGACACCTGGCTGGGCCTGCCGCCAATGCTGACCGATTCGCTGCCAGATGATTTTGGCAACGCCCTAATCGACGCCTGGATGGCACGTGAAGGTGTTGGCCGCGACCAAATCACCGCGCTGGACCGGCTGGCCTACCTCGGCTCGCGTGGCATGGGTGCGCTGGAGTTTGTCCCCGACACCGGCCCCAGGCAAACCAGGCCAACCGCGATTGACCTATCAGAGTTGGTTGTGGCCGCCCGGGCGGCTGTGCACGGATCGCTAATCGACGATTCCCAGGCCAGCGCCGCGCTGCAACAGATCATCAACGTCGGCACCTCTGCTGGCGGGCAGCGAGCCAAGGCCATTTTCAACTTGGACCCAGTGACCAGGGAGATTCGCTCAGGCCACTTGCCGCCGGCCGCCGGCTTTGAGCCTTGGCTGTTGAAGTTCGATGGGATTGGCCGTGACCAGCAGCTCGGTTCGACCGAGGTCTATGGCCGCATCGAGTACGCCTACTCGATCATGGCTGGGGCGGCCGGCATCACCGTGCCCAAGACCGACCTGTTGGAGGAGAGCGGCCGGGCGCATTTCATGTCTCGCCGTTTTGACCGGGACGCTGACGGTGGCAAGGTTCACATGCAGACCCTGTGTGCCATGGCGGCGGTCGACTTTCGCCTGCGCGGCGCCAACGACTACGCCCAGTATTTCGCATGTGTTGATGAGCTCGGCTTGTCCGATGACGCCAAGACAGAAGCGTTTCGACGGGCGGTTTTGAACGTAGCGGCCATGAATTGCGATGATCACTCGAAGAACTTCGCCTTTCTCCTGCCCCAGGGTGGACAGTGGCAGCTGGCACCGGCCTACGATGTCACCTTTGCCTACAACCCCCGCGGGGTCTGGACCAATCAACACCTGATGGGCGTGGATGGTCGCTTTGCGGAAATCAGCCGGGCTGACCTGCTGGCGCTGGCTGACCGCTTCGCCATTCCTCGCGCCGCATCGAGCATCAACGCCGTGTTGGACGCGGTGGATTCCTGGCCAGTGTTCGCTTCAGCCGCAGGTTTGACGCCCAAGCAAACTGACGTCATCGGCCAACAATTCCCCCTCGCCGCTCTGCGCCCCGCCCGGCCAAGGCGCTCCAGGCCCGTCCGCCATGAAGCTCCCGATCACCTGTGA
- a CDS encoding helix-turn-helix domain-containing protein: MARSTLESQQELGRQARALRIAADLSQEDLADVVSTSVSSIRRLEAGGSVSLATLVAVVRALGREDWLDQLDPHGHGPSPLELLRQRRGQPPRRQRVSRRRR, from the coding sequence ATGGCCAGGTCGACCTTGGAATCGCAGCAGGAGCTGGGCCGCCAAGCCCGTGCCCTTCGTATCGCTGCTGACCTGTCACAAGAAGACCTGGCCGATGTTGTTAGTACTTCGGTCAGCAGCATCCGCCGCCTCGAGGCCGGGGGGTCGGTGTCACTAGCGACCCTGGTGGCCGTGGTCCGAGCGCTCGGCCGTGAGGACTGGCTAGACCAGCTCGACCCGCACGGGCACGGCCCCTCGCCGCTTGAGTTGCTGCGCCAACGCCGTGGCCAGCCGCCCCGGCGTCAAAGGGTCTCCCGGAGGCGTAGGTGA